A single region of the Dromaius novaehollandiae isolate bDroNov1 chromosome 27, bDroNov1.hap1, whole genome shotgun sequence genome encodes:
- the PHTF1 gene encoding protein PHTF1, whose protein sequence is MASRDSDAISWYQKKVGAYDQQIWEKSIEQTEMKGLKNKPKKKGHIQPDLIDVDLIRGSTFAKAKPEIPWTSLTRKGIVRVVFFPLFSQWWIQVTSQRIFMWLLVLYLMQVIAVVLYFMMPVVSASEVMGPMCLMLLMGTVHCQIVSTQINKPSGTNGLSRRRRKLRKSVGVDGNSWSSPDKASKEEQSESASILDNLFGTLFRRRIRRVKLVAEKGTETENDASAVNNGIKHRHARSEYRLLPFKEKNKLSDGEKSHQDECTNIGGISDELSSEEDAEAMAQRSVLRQSVEGASSDNSYEDKKKRPLVSLNQAVSQVKQALKGARDSDSVVESELESTLYSQDSRSCISAGSRSCSVTRRDSESTRHDSETEDMLWDDLLHGPECRSSCTSDSEEVTVRGARRDLKEDVFQQNHLFWLQNTSPASAKVSALIWEGNDCKKVDMSVLEISGIIMSRVNAYQQGVGYQMLGNIITIGLAFLPFLYRLFRTDNLEQLCSISVKELLHIFCGAPASTPVIVLSAINFLERLCLTWMFFFMMCVAERTYKQRFLFAKLFSHITSARKARKYEIPHFRLKKVENIKIWLSLRSYLKRRGPQRSVDVVVSSVFLLALSIAFICCAQVLKGHKTFLNAAYNWEFLIWEAALLLFLLRLASLGSETNKKYSNISILLTEQINLYLKMEKKPNKKEQLSLVNNVLKLSTKLLKELDTPFRLYGLTMNPLIYNITRVVILSAVSGVISDLLGFNIRLWKIKP, encoded by the exons ATGGCCTCCCGCGACAGCGATGCCATTTCCTGGTACCAGAAGAAG GTCGGGGCCTACGACCAGCAGATATGGGAGAAGTCCATCGAGCAGACCGAGATGAAG GGCCTCAAAAACAAGCCTAAAAAGAAAGGTCACATTCAGCCCGATCTGATCGATGTCGATTTAATCAGAG GCTCCACATTTGCCAAAGCCAAGCCTGAAATCCCATGGACATCACTAACTAGGAAAGGGATTGTGAGAGttgtattttttccattgttcAGCCAGTGGTGGATACAGGTTACTTCCCAGCGTATTTTTATGTGGCTTCTGGTGCTCTACCTTATGCAAG tgatAGCAGTTGTGTTGTATTTCATGATGCCTGTTGTGAGTGCGAGTGAAGTCATGGGACCAATGTGCCTTATGTTACTGATGGGGACTGTTCACTGTCAGATAGTGTCCACCCAGATAAACAAACCCTCAGGGACCAATGGACTCAGCAGGCGGCGGAG gaAATTACGCAAATCTGTGGGTGTTGATGGGAACAGTTGGTCTTCTCCTGACAAAGCCAGTAAAGAAGAGCAATCAGAATCTGCATCCATTCTTGACAATTTATTTGGCACGCTCTTCCGAAGGAG AATCAGAAGAGTAAAGCTGGTAGCTGAAAAAGGGACTGAGACAGAAAATGATGCAAGTGCTGTGAATAATGGTATTAAACACAGACATGCCAGGTCTGAATACAGGCTGTTGCCcttcaaggagaaaaataaactttctgaTGGGGAAAAGAGTCATCAG GATGAGTGTACCAACATAGGTGGTATTTCTGATGAGCTTTCAAGTGAGGAGGATGCTGAAGCAATGGCACAAAGGAGTGTGTTACGCCAGAGTGTAGAAGGGGCCTCCAGTGACAATAGCTATGAAGATAAGAAAAAGAGGCCCCTTGTTTCCTTGAACCAGGCTGTCTCACAG gTCAAGCAAGCTCTTAAAGGGGCCAGAGACTCTGACAGTGTCGTGGAATCTGAACTAGAATCCACATTATATAGTCAG GACTCGCGGTCCTGCATTAGTGCAGGATCCCGGAGCTGTAGTGTGACCCGGAGAGACTCCGAAAGTACCCGCCACGACTCTGAGACAGAAGACATGCTTTGGGACGATCTGCTTCACGGGCCGGAGTGCCGCTCGTCCTGCACCAGCGACAGTGAGGAAGTGACTGTGAGAGGGGCAAGGCGGGACTTGAAGGAAGATGTTTTCCAGCAG AACCATTTGTTTTGGCTACAGAATACAAGTCCAGCATCTGCAAAAGTCAGTGCACTGATCTGGGAAGGAAATGACTGTAAGAAGGTGGACATGTCCGTGCTGGAGATCAGTGGGATTATCATGAGCAGG GTTAATGCCTACCAGCAGGGCGTAGGGTATCAAATGCTGGGCAACATCATCACCATTGGATTAGCATTCCTGCCATTCCTCTACAGACTATTCCGCACAGATAACCTGGAGCAGCTGTGTTCCATTTCTGTAAAGGAGCTTTTGCATATCTTTTGTGGGGCACCTGCTAGCACGCCTGTCATTGTTTTGTCTGCTATCAACTTCCTTGAACGACTTTGCTTAACCTGGATGTTTTTCTTCATGATGTGTGTTGCTGAGAGAACATACAAACAG agGTTTTTGTTTGCCAAACTTTTTAGTCACATTACATCAGCTCGGAAAGCCAGGAAATATGAAATTCCTCACTTCAGACTCAAGAAGGTAGAAAACATTAAGATCTGGTTATCCCTTCGTTCTTATCTAAAG AGGCGAGGCCCCCAGCGATCTGTGGATGTTGTCGTATCTTCAGTCTTTTTACTGGCACTTTCAATTGCTTTTATATGCTGCGCccag GTTCTCAAGGGtcacaaaacatttctgaatgcaGCTTACAACTGGGAATTCCTGATCTGGGAGGCAGCACTTCTTCTCTTTTTACTGCGCCTGGCATCCTTGGGCTCTGAAACCAACAAGAAATACAGTAATATTTCAATCCTGCTCACTGAGCAG ATAAACTTATACCTAAAGATGGAGAAGAAGCCAAACAAGAAGGAACAGCTGTCGCTAGTAAACAATGTTTTGAAACTATCTACAAAGCTACTGAAG GAATTAGATACACCATTTAGGCTGTATGGACTGACCATGAATCCATTAATCTACAACATAACACGTGTTGTGATACTTTCTGCTGTCTCAGGTGTTATAAGTGATCTTCTAGGATTCAATATCAGA TTATGGAAAATTAAACCATGA